One part of the Calypte anna isolate BGI_N300 chromosome 14, bCalAnn1_v1.p, whole genome shotgun sequence genome encodes these proteins:
- the PDIA2 gene encoding protein disulfide-isomerase A2 — translation MRGGGTRLVWLLVLALACWSLALGGAEEEEDGEVVVDREEEEEVLSDELKEEDDVLVLHQNNFARALKEHQLLLVEFYAPWCGHCQRLAPAFAQAATMLRNESIPVRLAKVDATAQVALAKEFNITSYPTLKLFQHGNRTHPLAYTGRMDTEGIVRWTQRRAGPSATLLQDTDTTAAFISSQDLVVVGFFKDLESKVAQVFYEVAGEMVDMPFGVVEAAELFKEYGLSADTVCLFKKFDERRTDFPVDPVQGLLVAELTQLLRVHSLKLVMEFTPETSNQIFSAKIPHHMLLFLNKSSLAQQELQDGFQAAASTFRGEVLFVVVDVSGHGAEVLSFFGMTPADTPTLRLVRMENNRKYRMDQDSFTARDIQTFIRAVLDGKVKPHLLSAEPPEDWDRRPVKVLVGKTFEQVAFDETKNVFVKFYAPWCSHCQAMAAAWEELGERYRDHEDIIIAEMDSTANELENITISGFPTLHYFPAGPGRKVVEYKSARDVETFSKFLENGGILPEEPPVVTKTPENSTGSEELSLLGTPETREEL, via the exons ATGCGGGGTGGTGGGACACGGCTGGtgtggctgctggtgctggcacTTGCCTGCTGGAGCCTGGCACTGGGGGGTGcggaggaggaagaggatggggaggtggtggtggacagggaggaagaggaggaggtgctcTCAGATGAGCTGAAGGAGGAAGATGACGTCCTGGTGCTCCACCAGAACAACTTTGCCCGTGCCCTGAAGGagcaccagctgctgctggtggagtTCT ACGCACCATGGTGTGGGCACTGCCAGCGCCTGGCCCCTGCCTTTGCCCAGGCAGCCACCATGCTGAGGAACGAGTCCATCCCGGTGCGACTGGCCAAGGTGGATGCCACGGCACAGGTGGCCCTGGCCAAGGAGTTCAACATCACCTCCTACCCCACGCTCAAGCTGTTCCAACACGGGAACCGCACCCACCCCCTCGCCTACACTG GACGCATGGACACTGAGGGCATCGTGCGCTGGACACAGCGTCGGGCCGGCCCCAGCGCCACGCTGCTGCAGGACACCGACACCACTGCTGCCTTCATCAGCTCCCAGGACTTGGTGGTTGTTGGCTTCTTCAag GACCTGGAGAGCAAGGTGGCCCAGGTGTTTTACGAGGTGGCCGGCGAGATGGTGGACATGCCCTTTGGTGTGGTGGAGGCAGCTGAGCTCTTCAAGGAGTACGGGCTGTCTGCTGATACTGTCTGCCTCTTCAAGAAG TTTGATGAGAGAAGGACAGACTTCCCTGTGGACCCTGTGCAGGGGCTGCTTGTGGCCGAGCTCACCCAGCTGCTCCGTGTCCACAGCCTGAAGTTGGTGATGGAGTTCACCCCTGAG acCTCCAACCAGATCTTCAGTGCCAAGATCCCCCACCACATGCTGCTCTTCCTCAACAAATCATCACTGGCACAGCAGGAGCTTCAGGATGGcttccaggcagctgccagcaccttcCGGGGTGAG gtGCTCTTTGTGGTGGTGGATGTCAGCGGGCACGGCGCTGAAGTCCTGTCCTTCTTTGGCATGACCCCTGCTGACACCCCCACCCTGCGCCTGGTCAGGATGGAGAACAACAGGAAGTACCGGATGGACCAGGACAGCTTCACGGCCAGGGACATCCAGACCTTCATCCGAGCAGTGCTGGACGGGAAGGTGAAG ccccacctGCTGAGTGCAGAGCCCCCTGAGGACTGGGACAGGCGGCCCGTCAAGGTCCTGGTGGGGAAGACCTTTGAGCAAGTGGCCTTTGATGAGACCAAGAACGTCTTTGTCAAGTTCT ATGCACCCTGGTGCTCCCACTGCCAGGCcatggcagctgcctgggaggagCTGGGCGAGCGCTACAGGGACCACGAGGACATCATCATCGCTGAGATGGACTCCACGGCCAACGAGCTGGAGAACATCACCATCAGTGGCTTCCCCACCCTGCACTACTTCCCTGCAGGACCGGGCAGGAAG GTGGTCGAGTACAAGAGTGCTCGAGATGTAGAGACCTTCTCCAAGTTCCTGGAAAATGGAGGGATTCTGCCTGAGGAGCCTCCTGTG gTGACCAAGACCCCTGAGAACAGCACGGGCAGTGAGGAGCTGAGTCTGCTGGGGACACCTGAAACCCGGGAGGAGCTGTGA
- the ARHGDIG gene encoding rho GDP-dissociation inhibitor 3 produces the protein MLGLDVCEAGGQLLELLWLALCYRDIMADKEGVTLSLEEEEEEDALAYKTPEKKSLQEIQELDPGDESLRKYKQTLLGAIPAAVDSSVPNVQVTRLTLMCEQAPGPITMDLTGDLELLRGRAFVLKEGVDYRVKVSFKVNREIVCGLRCLHLTYRRGRPVDRDVFMVGSYAPRAEEYEVVTPAEEAPRGWLARGSYRVRSRVTDDDETEHLSWEWGLCIKKAWED, from the exons aTGCTCGGCCTGGATGTGTGCGAGGCCGGCgggcagctgctggagctgctctggctgGCGCTGTGCTACCGAG aCATCATGGCTGACAAGGAGGGGGTGACGCTGTctctggaggaggaagaggaggaggatgcccTGGCGTACAAGACGCCAGAAAAGAAGAGCCTTCAGGAGATCCAGGAGCTGGACCCAGGGGACGAGAGCCTGCGGAAGTACAAGCAGACACTGCTGGGTGCCATCCCTGCTGCCGTGG ATTCCAGTGTGCCCAACGTGCAGGTGACAAGGCTCACCCTGATGTGTGAGCAGGCACCAGGGCCCATCACCATGGACTTGACAG GAGACCTGGAGCTGCTGCGAGGCCGGGCCTTTGTGCTGAAGGAAGGGGTGGACTACAGGGTGAAGGTGTCCTTCAAG GTGAACAGAGAGATCGTCTGCGGGCTGCGGTGCCTGCACCTCACCTACCGCCGGGGCCGCCCGG TGGATCGCGATGTCTTCATGGTGGGCAGCTACGCGCCGCGGGCTGAGGAGTACGAGGTGGTGACACCGGCAGAGGAGGCACCGCGGGGGTGGCTGGCGCGGGGCTCCTACCGCGTCCGCTCCCGCGTCACCGACGACGACGAGACGGAGCATCTGTCCTGGGAGTGGGGCCTCTGCATAAAGAAAGCCTGGGAGGACTGa